CATATCATCCTTTCAAGACACCAAAGAATATAAGCATACCTTTCAGCGTGTCAATAAATCGAGATTGCATATTCCCCAATATTGCTAATTAAGCCCTTGAGTGCACTTGTTTTGTCTTGCCAAGCAGCCCATTCATATTGTACTTTTCGAGTCATGAGTAAAAATCATGGCTGGACTCCCACCGGAAAAATCAAACTGGCAATTATTGCCCTCCTTTTCCTGGTTGCCTTTGGCACCTCCGGTTTCATTCTCGTTGAGAGAATGGGGCTTTTGGAGAGTCTTTATATGACGGTCATCACCATGTCGACCGTCGGATTCGGCGAGGTAAGTCCGCTTCATCCGGGCGGACGGGTTTTCGTCATCTTTCTCATTGTGGCCAGCGTCGTCACCGTCACCTTTGCGGGGTCGGCCATAGGGCAGTTCATCCTGGAAGGCCAGCTTCGCAACATTTTGGGGAGAAGAAAAATGGATACCAAAATAAAAAATCTGAGTAATCACTACGTCATTGCCGGTTTCGGCCGGGTGGGGCGTAAAGTCGCTGAGGAATACACCCGGCGAAAAGTCCCCTTTGTCGTAATAGAGAATAATCCGACCGTTATCGGCGAATTGGAGAAAGAGAGTCTCTTATATATTAATGGTCCGGCAACCGAGGA
This window of the Candidatus Zixiibacteriota bacterium genome carries:
- a CDS encoding potassium channel family protein translates to MSKNHGWTPTGKIKLAIIALLFLVAFGTSGFILVERMGLLESLYMTVITMSTVGFGEVSPLHPGGRVFVIFLIVASVVTVTFAGSAIGQFILEGQLRNILGRRKMDTKIKNLSNHYVIAGFGRVGRKVAEEYTRRKVPFVVIENNPTVIGELEKESLLYINGPATE